tttaaaataCTGTTATAACTAATAATCAATAACTAACAACATCTTGCTATGATAtaaattattgattatttCAAACACTTTTCCACAAATTACAGTTTTGATTCAAATTACGAAACAGCTTCAAACTCGggacattatttttattgtatttggTTATATTCTGTCCCTGGCAATGTCgtattttaatatgattgatATTATGcagtagaataaaaaaatgtgtgcGACCCTTATTTAAGAGGACCTAGTAAGTCCTAGTAGTAAGAGTAAAAACCCtgataaatatatattttctgTAGGTGAGTTTACCTCCGAAGAAATTCTAGCAGAAGTTTTGTTCCAAACCGACTCCAATTTAATTTACTCTATAGTTCCTATTCTTTCCTATTAATCTGGCCCAGATGCACTGAAGTACATCGGAATCTAATGTATAAGTAGTTATCAGCGTAAAAACACAAGTATTTTATCATATTCGCCCTTGGTTTTCATGTAAAAACTCTTATCTAATTCTGTCTATAATTTGaagcaagattttttttatacattctgGACAGCCAGAGTAAATAGTAATTAATTCcatgaatatattttttaaagtgtGAAAATCACCAGAAAACAACGATGTTTCAAGATAGTTGACACGAGTTGAGACATCTTCGATAAGGGGGATACGGGGAAAACAGTCGATTATCGCATCAGTATTTCAGTTCAATCCATCTACGAGTACAAGCggaaaacagcaaaaagacCGTCGTCAGCAAGACCGTCGTTCTGTCGGTCCAATCCGGGCCTATCCGGATTTTGAATAAAAGCGTCCGTAATATGAAGCATTACCTCGAAAGTGTTAagaaaatgaatcaaaatttGGTTGCAATTTAACATGATTCGAGTAAAGCTATTGGAAATCTTTGATATTTTCTCAAATTtagaaggtttgttttagtaaaCTGGGTTATACAGTGGTATGGTCGATTAAATTTAAGTTTGTTAGATAATTTAACATACCAAACATGCTTTCCGTAATTGTTATCACTTTGTTTGGTTGTTAGCTATGCTACTATACAATACTCatacatgaaaaataattagaCTGAATAAGATTTGTATACAGCATCGTCATGACAAGTGGTGTGTCAAAGGTACATGTGTTcaaaaaaatgctttccaGACAGCTACATTACACATATCGGTCCAGACAGCAGCATTACACATATCGGTACAATCCATCACATCACGGCCGTATTGGTTCCCTTCACAACAACGCCTGGAATGGCCTTTCGATTCATTCCTACTTCTTCTCTAACCACATTCCACTTTCGAACGTTGCCCTGTGAGGTGTTGCATCGTCAGAAGTGAGCCCCTAGCCACGCTTGCAATAATTGCTACGATCAATCAGAACCATCCTGCTGAATGCCTTCCATTTCCTTGTTACACCAGAGCAAAGTACGCGACGAACAGAAACGTTTGGTCTTGGCGCAATGATAAGGATAGTTGTAGCAAAGAAAGAAGGAGAAAGGAAGCCTCAATTGATATTTAGCTTTCAACGCCTTCTTCGTGTCTGATTGCGTTTACTCAATTGCGACCGTAGTGGAAAGCATTTGAGTCTCGTTGTTTATTTGCCCCGTTGGACTCAATGGGATGGTTTGAAGAGCGCAAACGATCGCCTACGCCAACAAAATCCACACAGAGTAAGAAATTATGTTTGCTTCGGtcgaaatatttaaaactttgTTATGAATAATTATTGATGTTGGTTGTTAAAATGTCAATGAAGCATGTAAATAGATATTTTGCAGAATTAATTCATGTTATATTCATGTTactcaaaatatattttagtattatttaaatattgtatGGCTCAGTATATCCATCGACACAATTAAGAGttggcttccttttttttattttaaaagggTCCTCTCGTTCAAAGACCACTGTACACTCTGCCGTTCACGTGACGAAATTGATACAAACCCAACTCAACGTCAGTTCCTCCAAACAGCTTCCAAGATTAATGCAAATACATTACTCGTAATGCGATGCGATTAGACTGATTAGATTAGAGAGCACGTCCATTTTGCGCTCCGTCCATGGCAAATGCTTCCCGGTTCAGCCTCCCCAACTGGCACCGGCTGGCTGCAAAGCAAACGAACGGTCATTtggttttttgcttcatttttgcGAACACTCGCCAGGCGTCGGGCAAAACGACAGTCAATTAACCGAGACTAGAGAGTCTTTTGGGAAGGCCGATGAAATAGAATCATTAGTCGGTTGACGTGGTCGGGGTTTTTGGATTGCGACAGGATAACGATTCGAGCCGCCGGAAGAGAAGCGTTGGCCGGTGACTGTAGTGTCGGCGGGATATCGTGTCCGTGTCGCGATGCTCGACAAATCAATTCATTACGTTGGATTAATTTTTGCTGCCACGTTGATCGATGAGGTGCAGGAGGTGGTTCAATCGTGAATGTGAGAGTATTAATCTTTTTAAAGGAAGCGATAATCGCGTGTTGACACTCTAGGCCAAATTGCTCCATTGCACTGCATCTGTACTTTATCgattaattttaaactttttcaaagttttgtgctgtttttacATTGCCCTATGCAAAACTTGTATTTGAACCCCTTCAAGAAGACCAATTTTGATGTCAAGCTAGCTGTTGTGTCACGTTCGGGAAACCGTGACAAGTTTCGCTGCACTCTGTTCCGCATCAAAAGGTGGTAAATGGTTCAACTGATACCATATCTTAAGCCTTTACCCAGCTGCTCGATAGCGTCCGGAATCAGGTCCCAAACCAATGTGCTGTCGTACGCACTCGTACAGTACAGGCTTTCATCGGACGTAAGCCCGCAGAAAATCCGGACATCCACGACATGCAACACGGCCGGGTGGAGCTGATTGCGCAATACGCCGGTTGTACTCACGGTGCTTGCGAATGGCACAAGTACGCATGATTCGATTCAGATTTTTCCTGCATCTTTGCTGCGTAAGAGCTATGCTGTTGTTAAAGGATTTTTAAACACATCATATCTAATGAATCtagttttaaatatatttaattcgACCTACAACAGTAACATGGTTTGAGCAAACACAATTTATGAAactattttatttactttttaatcGTTTTATTCATACATTTCTTCTGCTAAGAAGGATTTTAGATAAATACTCCAGTATTTATATGTTTTCcgatattaaataaaaaaaaacattatattatgataaatagataaatagCTCCAAATTGACATGTAGGTATTTTCATtcagttgattttaaaatcATCCATTGTACTTCTATTATAGATAATAAATTTTTTGTTAACATTCAacaaatttttgaatttttgaattttgttaGCATTCAACAAACACGCTTCTATTTGCATTgtagaaaattgaaaaagaaaacttaTTGATATTATTTGCTGTTCGATTGTAACCGATCTCCTAAATTAACTTGATTACTGAAACCGAAAAAATTGCAGTACAGTTCAGTTAATCCAATTTATGGATCGACCACATAATTTGATTGTGGTTTGAGTGATCATAATGAAAACATACGAATATACTGGAATTTACAACCATTGCGGTGATTATTTGAAATGAGAGTTTTCTCCAAAATGTTATGGTTTGGTTCACAAAAGTAGGAATGTAAGTACGGTTGGCGAAGGTAGTGGCTAAGACACGAATTGTGGATATACACAATATGCATGCCTATTAAACATATCACCAACTGCTTTACTGGAACTGGatggaaattaattatttgaacaGTTTGTACCATAAATCATTTTAACATAGGGAAGACTGATACTGGCGAATTAGTTAAATACTCGGTAATTAGTTAAATGTTTATTAAAGTAAGCAAATTTTGCTGCCAAATTACATTTTGACTCGAACctgtacaaaaaaactaatttttatcataaaaatctggTCTTTTTGACTGGTGACTGAATACAAAACATATCTGAATCTAAATtacaaattaataataatccacattattttaaatctttGTAGAGATAAGAGTAACTATTTCCTACTCCtaaaataaactatttttcaaatCCATAACTTGTTATCCTTTTTTGTAGGGTACTCCTTACAGCGGATACACAGCAGCCTCTACAGATTGCGCCAACACGTTACCCTCATCACCCTCACCCACCTCCCTCGGTAGCATCCATAACCGCCAGAGCTTCAACTTCTGGAAGGCCGGCTCACAGACGCCCCTGTCCGCATCGTCCTCCAGCAGTTCGTTCTTTCGACCAACCCAGCGCTGCCTGCTGTACAAGATACTCAAAGTGATCTGGCGCTACATAAAGTGGCCCCTTGGGTTGCTGATGATATGTGGTTTACTTGGGCTCGTCGTATACTTCCTGGTTGTTGGTAAGCATTTAGAAAAGATCAAAATGACTTATATTTGGATGATCATACATAACCAATTAGTTCGTCTTTGCTTTATAGATCATGATATTATGAGCAGCGGACTGCTTGGCGAGGATGGCTACGAGGTGGACGAGAATTTATCAATTGATTTTAACGATTTCACCAGCACAAACGATCTCCACTTCGACCATCGCTTCATCGGAAGTATTGCAAAGGAATCTAAGCCCAAGGACGCACAAGGGCCGGGCCGAACGGTGGACACAAAGTTTTCATTCGGTTTGGACAACGATCTGCTGGCCGTGTTCGGTACAAATGGCAAGAAACCAACGTTTGACTGGCCTACGACGGCATCCACGACCACCGGACTATCGGGCACGGAGCGTCAGCGTACGGAGAGCGCAAGCGAAGAGTTACCGGCGCTGGTAGTGAAAGTAACAGACGCTCCAATTCGTAAGACCAGCACGATCTCGCTCAAGGATTACACCAAGGCACGAGTGGTGTTCGACGATGAAGATTTCCTCGACGCGGACGATGGTCAAAGTCGTACACAATCGGCACCAGCGCATCCGGAAGGCACGACCAGAGCGTACGAACTGGGCCATTCTACCGATCCAGCACTGCCAGCGACTCAGGTGGGGCTCCGGGACAGCCCGGCACGAGGGACGGAGGTGCGGGGGTTCACCTCCGGCCATCAGAACAATTTTGGCGTCCCAATCGAGGAGGACGAGCGCCTGTTGCGCAAGCTGAACGACCAGCTGATGCAACTGGAGCACCTGAGAGAAGTGAATTGACGTTTTCatattgtgtttgtgttgtggttCTCTTCTCACACCCTCTTAAATTTATTCTCGCTTTTGCATGCATGATCAATTTCATTGATCTGTTGAAATCAATGGTAACCGCAAGGCATGGAAAAACAGGGTTTTAATCACACACCTGAAGATTCGCATCtataatgttaaaaaaaacgcttgGCACATTTTTAGTGAATGCATTTGTTTGGCAAGTGCTACGGCACGGTGCCACAAATTCAAATATTGTatgcacacttacacacacacacacacacactactggTACTCGTCCCTTTTACTAGGAAAAGCACTTTGGAACACAGTAATGCATGAATGCTTAGATATAGACACGAAAGTACACCTCAAAATTTGCATGCAACATGAATTAAATCACTTTTGAGGGAAAGGTTTTACGTTCTTTTGACAATGGATTCAacctgtgagtgtgtgttgtggaatTCTGATcggtatttgtgtgtgtttctttcaaACGCTTTTAGCTGGGAAACTGCTTAACATTCATACTTTTCTTATCAAAATGAGTTTTATTTACCCTTATtgtaatattttcaaaatctaGAAAAATGTGACCGTTCCATCAGCTACCACAGACTCGAGCCTGTACAGGACGAAGGTATCTCCAACGTTACCAATTTTATCCCGCTTTGAAATCACTACCGAGGGGTTGAAGCGGTTCAACATATCCGAAGAAGGTAAGTACTAAAGATACCATTTAAAAACAGTTGATGAATGAGGAATATCTAAAAACCATTTTTCACCTTGTTTACAAAGGAATTTGTCAATCTACATCATTGCCCCTTTGTCGAGGCGTTCTACCGTATGACCTTACGGTCTCCAACAATCGGCAGCTTTCGCCACTGGAGTATGATCACTTCCAGTATCTGATCAACTCCAAATGCTCGGTGCGTGTGGCAGAATTTGTGTGCCTTGTGTTGGAACCGGAATGTCGTCCAACACGCATGGGCACGCTCACGCCGTGCAAGCGAATTTGCAAATGTAAGTAACTAGATGTAGAACAAGCTGATAcatatacatttaaaaaatctaaatattAATCCACGAGGATAGCGCACCTGAATATTGTGACGTAGATCGTCTTAAGATAGTAGATGAATTACAACGAACGTACATACTTCTATCTATTACGAAGCTGTTTAATAAAACGAGGAACACATTGTATGTTACGATAAACGATGAAAGTTCTAAGCTACTTAGTATAATTGGAACACAGTTTTGATTTATGATCCATTCTTTGTGGtcacaaaaatttaaatctatcaatttttgttactttccTCACTCCAGCCATTCTTGAGCCGTGTGCGCATATAATTGCCAGCTCGGAGGCATTAACAGCGACTTTCGATTGTGACAGTTACCCGGATTCGGACGATCGGAACGTTTGTGAGGATCCTACACGCCTGGGCCATTGCTATGCCAACGAGTTCCGGTGTGCCGATTCTAGCTGTATACCGCTACAATGGAAGTATGGCAAACTGAATCATCATACTTTAAGACATTTTGAGGACTTCAATCACTCTCACTGATGCCTTTACAGATGCGACAACATCAAGGACTGCCACGGAGGAGAGGATGAATCGGATTGTAAACAGTGCGAGCGGGACGAGTATCGATGCATGTCAAACGACAAATGCATTCCAGATAAGTGGCGCTGCGATCAGTACGAAGATTGTCCGGACGCATCGGATGAGCTGGACTGCTACTACGACGAACCGACGACATACCCGACGGCCTACGGCAGCCAGCGGGAGTATCCATTTGTGCAAGTACAGGTTCCCAACAGTCCGAACGGGTAAGAAGAGGTTGTGGGAGCGCGTCGAGCGTGCGCTTGCTATGTGCGTAGCTGTAGACCTGCACCAGGACATTGACAAAACGGAACAGGACCCTGTACAAAGCGTCTGGCAGAACGACTAACTGGACGGACTTCTTCTTTGCACAGTAGATCACCTGCGCACTCCACAATCCCACTACAGTGTGAGCGACAAACTATGGACAGAGAAAGGAATGGGAGACCTGGAGTGCGTTTTTCTGTACATTATCTATCTATTTCTCAAAGCTTCCGACTATTTGGATACCATTGGGACGTAGAGATTACTACTGGTGAATGTTTAGGTGACTGTGACGCCTTTTTTGGAACGAATCTGGTAAGAAGCACGTGTAGTACAACTTTAATCGACTGCGGCTACGGAAGCTTTGGGCCTTGTGTTATGACATTtttgaagttttttgtttctgtaacATGTGTTCTTCAACTTATGCATATGATCAACTTTTTCGGAAAGAAACAATAAGTTtagtaaattttttttttgtttttcacaccGCATTAATATCTCCTTTCAGTCGGCCTTACATTACGATCACCAACGAAGATCGTTCACAGGCAGAGCGACATCGAACCTCCCAAGAAGCTGGGTCTGCTGGTGCCCGCGAGTACGCCAACTATGGCACCTCGGAGGAAGATGAAGAAGGAGACAAGTATGAGCCAACTGCTGCCGAAAATGCTCCCTTCGTAAATCGACACCGAAATCAAACAGAAGCTGGCAATGGAACAGTTGAACAGACTACCACAGTTCGATCGAGCGAGAAACTGGTTGAAGATCAAACCGAGGCCGAAACGAGTCGGACAGTATCGATACCGAAATCTTTAGGTATGCATCTCTCTTACTGATATAATCGTACAAGGAACTATATTTTATGCAATATCTTTTAACAGTGAACTTCCAAGACAGCAAGGAAATTATGATGACGTCTGACTCGGAGAATGATTTCAAGATCAGCAGTACCAGTAGAGATTTTTTAACGACGGCCCACGTGTCCCCTTGTCCAGAGGGTGAGTTGCGCTGCGTTAGTGGAATCTGTATATCCATCAGTCAACTATGTGATCGGGTAATACGACGTTGGGTGTGTAAATGTTATACCATGATTGATGTTCTCATTTCCGTTTACACAGGTCACTGATTGTGCCGATGGAGCTGACGAGACGGGATGCAACTACAAagaatagaaaacaaaaggaataagctggcaaacaaacaagaggttgaaaaaaaatagggGCACCGATCGCTAGGGATTGGTTATTGGTTTCTTTTAACGACTCATTGATATCATCGAGCATacacggttttttttaatttttatattgttgATTCGTATTAAAAGATCCTAAAGTAGCACCAATCGAATCTCGAGATAGCAAATATTCATCATAGTTTGTGCATTCTGCACCAATGATTAGAAGAGTTTAGTTGAACCATCAGTAAAAGGTattaatattcattttttgGTGTAAACTCTTGTTCATAATTCTATCATCTTGTGAAAAGGAACATTTTACCCTGACATCGTAGTAGATTGCTATCCGTGCTTCACCATTATAGTGTAGGATTGTTTTTATCATAGCTTAGTAAAAGCGTTTCATTCATCGACGATCGTTGTAAATCTCATAATGCAGCGAAATAAGAAACGTTACATTACCACACTCTACCCGCGCTTTGTACATAGAGAAGGCACTTCGAAACTCATTTCATACACCACTATTGAATATCTTTTGTAAATGTTTTATCTCTAAACCAAGTGAATaaaagatgtaaaaaaaactctgtGTGTTTCAATGTACATAttacaaaatgtgttttttttttttaatttatcgtTAACGTAAGCCACCAGTTGAAATCCACAGCTAGATCCGCTAGTATCCGCTACTGTAGATATGACTACTGGCAAGGGCAAAATGAGTAGTGTAGTGAGAAATTAGACACAATAGCTTCGGGAtttgcacaacaaccgttggaCCGTGAAGTGCAGACCTTCAGAAGTGAATTTTCTAGGCATTACAATGCCACCCGTACAAATTATCtataaatttcaattcttCATATTCATCCTTCTATGGTACAAATTTCGTCGACAACTACCAAGCAGGATAGTTTCAACAAAGATGACCATATTTGTTAATACAGTCATTAATTTCTCACTTAACATTAAGCTTAGATATTATTCTTTTGCACTTTATGTTTCCTTGTTCAATCAATAATTATAGATTCACGCTAGTTAAACCCGTACCATGAAAAATGGTCTTTACGATTGTACAATACTTAAACAATTTCCTTTACAGCTTTTGGCAACATCTTTCTTGCTCTGCAATTAATCACCAAGTTATTACTCTACTTCAAGCCGGTACACCCACGTAGTAATATTTACAGTATCATACCGAAGTAGGGCTTCAGATTTCTCGAGGACTACGTAGTGGTGCAAAATTGTTGGAGATGTTTCATTTAACAACAGGCAATCAATTTGATTTCCATCAATGGGGCCCtacacgattctagtcagcttttttatatggagtttgacagttggaggctgaaatcatgtaaacactccatacaaaacgacactagcctgcgattttcagctttgattattctagcctcaaagctagaattggattcgagtacctgctcaaaacaatggcaaaacaaggtggtttttacatttatcccaaagtgcaataaagagatcaggtggtggaatctagaatcaaagtgtatgtagtccaggtggtgtgatagcatgttttttataaccaaatttgaacgtctTTTTTACAGTACGGGTAAAAACTTTTTCTCAAACAGGCTTTCTGGTAGCTTGAagaacagaagcgataaaaatcagccttcgaaattcatacaccttgggataagcccacctgtatattatacccactttgacagctgctcaaaaactgctatacaatgcaaacagctgacaggccgaaatttcagcctacgaacttaaaacggaaagggctcCAATATTTGCTTATTTGTGTTATCTTTGGGTGTATGCAATCATTTTAATTCAAGATGTACAAACAAATGATCATCCAATGTATAGATAAATAACAAATTGCCTACCTTAAAACGAATAAACATCCTCGCTAAACGTAAACAAGAGCAATCAATTAAATAGCTTAGAAAACAGCTGTTATAATATGAACAACAAAAGATTTCCTAACGGCaaaagaataaaaaccgttGTAGTGTTGATAAATCTTACTCATGTTTGTATCAATTTTTTAGTATACCTGCATGCATCCCTGGCATGCATACTGTCTTACGAACAGTAGCCGTTTCAGTCGTTACGATACGTTAACCATGAGCGAGCcaacaagaaaaagagagagaacatATGTGTCTAACTCTTATAAGAACAAATATAACTACAACAAAGACACATCAACGTACCTTGAGACATTTACAATTCGCCTCAAACAGTCGCGAAGGTTTCTGTACTAAACAGATATAGCAAATACCGGCGTCTAATGATTCTGAGAACAGAAGAATAGGCTCAGCCATTAAACAGAGTTGGACGAACAGTTCGATTCAAAGTGTCTTGGTATTTGTCCAGACAGGTcatgtcgctgacgacaatttaggcttaaaaaacaaagcgttgctaggtcaataaatgctgactagctacgttatgcaacgcgccagcgatgcgcgctggtttaacgattaaatggaaaataggctaagaagaatagactaagaaaaatatgctgatcgacgacggtcagcagttttagagtataaaatcaattgaataaactaatgaatggattatttgccaagaaccagttggtgcgttattattgtgcttaagtcggcgtgtactgtgcctgtcttaagctgctgctccgaaagacactttcgtgtgcgcgacaaatggtggctccagagaggacgcatcaaccaacggttcggcaagtagtcaaataaatcgggaaataaaaacccgaagtagtaacaagcccgtagaggcgtgaatagaccccacagcaacccaagcagggttgtgatagtgaaacaacggcgacggacgacgatccggcgtagccgatatacgacagccagcccaggaagaagggccacgcaccagttgccgacgaagcaaaacccgagaagcgcctcggcggtgagtgagtgcaaaataactgtaagtgcaacgacacaacagtgaatagaacgcggtcattaccgctagtgaagtgacgcaatcgaaagtgaactcgatactgccaacgtatgaggcaaatgctgaactagtgaaaaggtgaccaatacgtgtacgccgcgagcttcgaaaggtgcatccgttctcgcaacacaacatgacaccgtcagtttagcgccagttgagaaaaaaaaaaaacagttatcgtaaaacgcgtgcgtcgcaagtatcggacgttaactccgacgaaacgtgattataaaagtctgcataacgaaacacgtgtgccgcgagctaaatattgcataaggcatccgacgcagtgcaacgtaggaagagcaaattgatgaaattaattgtgacgagtgtatccatcgtgtgtatgaccgtcgtgtgtatgaccgccgacccaccgctaagaaaacatcgttccggttgagtcaaccatcgttctcggtttgagggcaaccggcacgtaatacagaagacgtcgtatttgatcctgagaagaccaacaagcagcagtgaagacatcactcccgatccagccgtccctgaccagccgaataggagttgactctgctgaagcggatctgaaccagggtgagttcaagatggaatatgattttaaaaagaatccgaatgggcactgcaaattatgcacgaacccagatgagatagggaaactgataacttgtattgattgcgacaggtggtttcatttgtcatgcttagatataaaatcacctgttaaagattttttatgcaaaaagtgtaaagatagggaagttgaacggcaggaatataggtcagcactaatgcaaacgcaaaaactgctgaaagaaaaaatgacaaatgaagaagaaaaagaaaaagaaaaagtaagaatagaagaagagctaaaacggctacaagaagagatacaaaacaaaaaatcagaagaggtcaatgaaaaaccaatgacaagtttagacgtaaaactgttaactcagagtttagacaaaatggttcaatcgttgtgttctaaggactcgaaagtaacactttcaaagcttccagatttcgatggaagctataaatgctggcctcaatttaaacaagcctacgaagaaacttcccgagcctgtaagttttcaaatttagaaaacatgaataggctgcaaaggcatctgaaaggcgaagcacttcgtgcggttagcgggttaatgcttaacccagaaaacgttccgcttgtattaaacaggctcgacaaaatgtttggaaatgctgaaagcatttacaagtctttactgttagaattactagcagtaaagcacataacgacagataatccctcagcatttttagaattttccaacgctttgcgcaatctcattgataacatggtgttgttgaaacaagaaggttttttgaatgatcagaggctgctaaacgatttgacatcaaggttttcaaccgaacttcggaacgaatggttgaaacacacaataagtaggaaacaagataataagaatcttacgctagaagacctagcagaatggctgaaaccctctgaagaactggccattatactggccgcgaacgaaggagtaaccaaacaagaaaggtcgaaccgtcaaaacatgcagcatcgtcataaagggccagaaaaggaaacgatatgtctaatttgtggatttcttcatgaaaccactcgttgccgacaattgaacggtaagacgcccgatgaaaaattatctcttttcattcggcatagaatttgcaccaattgctgcaagtacagcaaccataacgcccaaaactgtcgcctaccaccacaatgtaatgtgtacggttgcggcaaaaggcatcatagtatgtttcataaaagaaatctggtagaagggcaacctacaaacaaaataaattgccatcaggaaaagaataatctgttctatcagatcgtgcccatcactttgcaccacaatgaaagaaaattcgaaacttatgcattcatggatcctggctcttcaactagcctcattttggaaagtgtccgaaaagaactaaacgttcacggaccaaaaagaccgctaactctctcctggacggacggaagcattcaaaaagagacagaaagtaggatagttcccataacagtagagggagctaacaaaagaaaattccaagttaaaggtctcagaagtgtaagggaacttaaccttcccgttcaaagcatagatgctccgtttttgcaaagaaaatttaaacatttgaaaggcattagtatctctagctatgcagatgcgaggcctaccgtgcta
This genomic interval from Anopheles merus strain MAF chromosome 3L, AmerM5.1, whole genome shotgun sequence contains the following:
- the LOC121600074 gene encoding uncharacterized protein LOC121600074 yields the protein MVNKQYNVHNPKLHKSKLPGGSGNGSSGHSSPSPLRSSYPVISTRPAGASDEDGFSVESDSNNLSDHQSASSGGGASGYGVGHPRQLPPPPPPPTHRHRGTQSTQPHHQQPQQPQNNLNMSRRSASAEPGHGQEEVNGDDGLYGRNIQFYSEGRGIGETDMVGESGHTGRFGHGHGGKELTISDIGRFQYILQMDREVGTPYSGYTAASTDCANTLPSSPSPTSLGSIHNRQSFNFWKAGSQTPLSASSSSSSFFRPTQRCLLYKILKVIWRYIKWPLGLLMICGLLGLVVYFLVVDHDIMSSGLLGEDGYEVDENLSIDFNDFTSTNDLHFDHRFIGSIAKESKPKDAQGPGRTVDTKFSFGLDNDLLAVFGTNGKKPTFDWPTTASTTTGLSGTERQRTESASEELPALVVKVTDAPIRKTSTISLKDYTKARVVFDDEDFLDADDGQSRTQSAPAHPEGTTRAYELGHSTDPALPATQKNVTVPSATTDSSLYRTKVSPTLPILSRFEITTEGLKRFNISEEGICQSTSLPLCRGVLPYDLTVSNNRQLSPLEYDHFQYLINSKCSVRVAEFVCLVLEPECRPTRMGTLTPCKRICKSILEPCAHIIASSEALTATFDCDSYPDSDDRNVCEDPTRLGHCYANEFRCADSSCIPLQWKCDNIKDCHGGEDESDCKQCERDEYRCMSNDKCIPDKWRCDQYEDCPDASDELDCYYDEPTTYPTAYGSQREYPFVQVQVPNSPNGRPYITITNEDRSQAERHRTSQEAGSAGAREYANYGTSEEDEEGDKYEPTAAENAPFVNRHRNQTEAGNGTVEQTTTVRSSEKLVEDQTEAETSRTVSIPKSLVNFQDSKEIMMTSDSENDFKISSTSRDFLTTAHVSPCPEGELRCVSGICISISQLCDRVTDCADGADETGCNYKE